The following nucleotide sequence is from Mangifera indica cultivar Alphonso chromosome 1, CATAS_Mindica_2.1, whole genome shotgun sequence.
tagctttccaacaacctataatagcactcatgattcattagataaaacagtcaaaacgtgagatgaattCAATGGCATAAAACTGTCtctactgtttatttggtaaagtagtccttttggttcatacaatacttaacagtccaaacgacctttaattcatgcaagctatatattattggaaaaaggattcaaagatatttccaacacattataatagcactcatgattcaatagataaggcaatcaaaacgtgagatgaagtcagtggcaaaaaactgtctccACTGCTTATATGGTAaagcaatttttttgttcatacaatttaatagtccaaacggtctctaattcatacaagctatatatcattgaaaataggattaaaatagctttccaacaagctatagtggcattcatgattcatcagataaaacagccaaaacgtgggacgaaatcagtggcaaaactgtaaatattatccaactcgcTACCATggacaaaatcacacacataaatactccaaatggcaaaacaacatttctcaacttcaaaatcatcatttataacatagatccaatgaaccaaaaacataaaatatgaaacatatcaaagataataccccttaccttgtttcaagtcaatctttgcaagttggctcactcctccttgttttgtttcctttatcaccaaagtcaccttaaatcaacaccaaaacatactaacatattcatataacatgcatccaatatatataaacataggtaaaggaaaaaggaagaaatcttttggttaccaaggctcccaaagtgcttcctcttcttttccttccttatttatcttccaaaacccttccaactcacccacttttcttcaaaaacacaacaaagaaAGGGAGAAAACTACCTTCTTCTAGAAGAGACgagaaaatgatggaaaaagagtaaaagttgccttttttgacttttctctctgtatatatatatttatatacttttgaatatatatatatatatatatacttttgaatatatatatatatatatatatatatatatatatatatatatatatttgtttttctttgtaattgctttgtatataacacacacacacatacatttcaacatataaatttaaaactggaaatgtctcaaagtatgATCAAAAAACACAAATGCCCCTGGaacgtacctgagggtattacaacccAGAAGAAACATATTCAACTATCAGATGATTCAAAAGGCTGAGGTGCTATAGTTTGAGTTTTGAAATGGTTAGAGCACTTAAAAGATGCTTGAAACACCAGACACTGGTGGTTTCATGATTAAGATTACATGTTTCCTTGTTTAACAcaattacataaatttaaaactgcACAAAACCCACATAGCATAGTTTTTCTAGTTTAGTTTAATTAGCAAAAGATTATCTTTGGAAATCTGTTGGTTACCTTACCCTTGATAGCAATGGTGTACTGACTAGGCTCATCTGATGTCTCACCATTTATAGTACCATAAATAATAGTGGAAGCATTAACCCATTTACCAATTGGACTGTGATTGCACCAATACCCTCTTGCTATACTTTATCTATATCGCCTAACCTTTTCCAAATCCATGATGGAGATTTGATGTGAACCCAATAACAATGGTCAAATTTCagatcattttatcttttatttttcttctttggatAACAATGTATTGGATGACAGGTCTAGGTATTTTGTTGAGAGTAAAACTCCAAGAGGAGAgtttgagaaagagagagaggggCCTATTTGCCAGACAATGCACATGTAAAATTACCCAGTTGGTAAAAACATCAGAAAGAGCACCTGCCTTTGAGATTGTCACTGCTTTACTAATTCTGTTACTAGTCTTCTCTTAAGGCAAATTTCATTAAGTATCCTTTTCAGGTTAGCTGTACAATAGAAACAAGTCACATATTCCTTTCAAATCAATGGCTGATTTGCTAACACTTGTTACCAGAGTTATTTCCATTTTCAAAGCCATCTTACCCAAAAAGTTATTTTCATTAAGCAGATCAGTCTGCCTGTCAAGTGATTTTTATCTTCCTTAATCTTCATTACCCGAAAGATCAACTCATAACCCAAATTTCAATTCTGCTATAAATACATGCCCTTCAGTTTACTCTCTATTCAGCTTTCATCATCAACTTATTAGCAACAATGACTGGTTTCTCAAGAGCTCTTTTATCCCACCAAAAACCCTTTTCATCTGCAGCTCCACCGTCTGACTCAGTCACTTTACAGGAGTCAGAATTTGTGTTGGTTCTAGCTGCTCTTCTTTGTGCTTTGATATGTGTGGTGGGTCTAGTGGCTGCAGCCCGCTGTGCCTGGTGTCGCCACCGCAACGCTAACCGTCCATCCTCAGCAGCAAACAAAGGGGTTAAAAAGAAGGTTCTGCGGTCTCTCCCCAAGTACACCTACACCAAAACCACAAAGCTGGCAGCATTATCCTCCGCCGAGTGTGCAATTTGTTTAGGCGAGTTTGCTGAAGGAGATGAGATGAGGATGTTGCCACAGTGTGGCCATGGCTTCCATGTTGTTTGCATAGACAGGTGGCTCGCTTCACACTCCTCTTGCCCTTCATGCCGTCAAATTTTGGTGGTTGCCCGGTGCCAGAACTGTGGTCAGTTCCCTGCTGGTGGACCTTCTGCCGCCTCTGATGGAGGAGCTTCTGTTACCCAGCCGCAAGTGAAGGCCGAAGAtgataacaacaacaacaataataattggTTCTTGCCTTGAATCTTAATCAGTATGAGAAGAGAGATGTACAGGTAATCCTTCATTTTACTTGGCTGATGAAATGAATTGTTATGTTCTCAGTTAGAGGATCATAAGTTCATATGATCTAAGTGTTAACATGTAATTCTGTGATTGTTATCAGAAATTGTAAtgatttaatgatattataataaagtttagcactttgcttatattttttattactttattccCACTTTGGATACCAGAACATGAGGTTTACTGTAGAAACATGACttcaacttttaatttattcagCTTCTGTTTGTCCATCTCTCactctttttatctttatataactTTTCACTACAACTAAGCCTTAATGTATCAGGATTGTGATGATCATTACACTTGTGAAAAGAttttgtcccacccaaggtttgggaAAGAATAGTTCCAACCCCTTGAAATTGGATTCTTAAACAACAGATTTCCACCTTAAACCTAACTCCAATGCCCAAAAAGGGACATGACACTGTGTCCGAAAAGAAAATGATCACAGTACCCCCGACTGTTTaacttttatgaaattattatatgattttatcacCCCGGGATATTAGTGTTGCACCGGCTAGCTTGGTTCCAAAGTCAATTAGGttcaatttaattcgatttgaatctatttagtttaaatttaaagcaaatttgagataaaagatttgactcattttgaaACCAAACTGAGTTCAAGCTAAAAAgagttcaatttggtttgactcATAAATTAGACAGATGacttgattcagtttgaatttgactcataacttgattcaaattatgttaagtaattattaaacaatattgttttattaatgagacacaaattcaaataatgaatttaaacaataaattcgagtcaaaatcaaatcaaatcaaatcatttttattcgaGTTAAACTTACGCTGAAAAGTGTTCAGGTTCGGTTCGGTTCACATCTACCCCTATAGGCTATGGGCATTGACAATTTGGTCGGATTCAATAGTTAGAAGGTCTACTAAGATCAAAACCCAAAAGGTGCGATTCGAAGGCTAGAATTGTCAAAATTGCACCAAACTAAAAGTGGATTTAAGCAAAGACAAACTCGAACAAGAGTTATCTCAagctcagtttgaatctaaaatTGTCAGTTTTAGATTAAGTTTAACTTACTCAACTAATAAATAgtttcaataaaaaagaaaaagaagaataattaaaaaagaaaaaggagaataACTGCCAACAAAGTGAATTCTACTAAGTAATACCAACAAGTcgagaaaattcaaattaaactaaataacaatttaagtttgaataactcaaatcgaatttatCACTACATCAAATAGATGCATGATGATAAGATCATATCTTTTAGATATGATTTTATCATAATCAAAGTCAAAAATATACTATCTCAGAAGATCACATCTATCTAGTTTGATTCTAATCCAATCGCATCTTTTGTTGTGCAATTTGGCATCTATGTAGGtggttttttttcaaatttttatttttatatttttagtaaaaaaatgatTGTCATACCCTTGtactgttagtttttttttttttcttttttcagaagACTTTGGATTTTAGATTGATgcttaaaaattaagaaattgagTGCGGTTTTGTccatttttgaatgaaaaatagtagtttgctttttgtttatttgtttcatCTTTAATGATTAACATCTTGATTATCTGACAACTttgaaaaagacaaaagaaagaaaaggcaACAGAAAAGAAGATGCCATGGCTCTATCCATCTGATGAATCTTGCCAAAGACTAGTGGGATAGAGCAGTTGTTCTTCTTGGATTATAGCTTACAGAAGACCTGAATTGTAGATTAAGATAACTCAATCCTTCAAGGGTCCACATGCTTTCATATATGAGTGAATTGCaagttcccacccaagatttgtcCTAAAAACGCTTTAACCGTTTTATAGTATAAATCACACTTTTCGactcaaaatttttcaaattcaggGTGTAAAACAAGAGTGGTCCATGGGCTGTCAATGCCAAAATGGAAGTGTTTTCCATAATGTTAAGAAGTCGCTTGTCAACCAGTGCAAGCACAAGCCCACCAGGCTTAGGCAAATTGAGTGTTTTTATCTATCTCTTTGTTTTTggtcatcattttttttttttttgtgacagCGATAACTGTTGGTAATGATTTGAAATTGAGAAAAAGTCAGGGTGATGATGACTTTGAgagttttataaacttttatgtGTTAACTGTGTTAAAAGTTAATGAGGATGGAAGGTGAAAGTGATTTTTGGAGTTGGAAATTTTATCATGGCCGTCTTGTTGGGTAGAGATCAATATTGaagaggccaaaagactatttcccaccgaaATTTTATCTCactgttaaaattatatctgtaacagtttaaaaatctaGATGTTTACTTATGAACTAACTTTTATTAgagacaaaagtaaaattattattttactactaaaccttaaaaatttatatcattttcctccctaaacttagaaaattaacaattttttctcataattaaattttgaaaaattatatttctctcttaaggtttcaatttttaagGTGAACCGAAATCAAACCACCATAAAGGAGGATGTCGACGAAGTTTGGCAGAGAAGAAGCTTCATCCGTCAACACATTGATGACTCTGGATGACTAAGAGTTATCCAGAAGCTTCACCACTTTGTTGTCCAAATATAGACGACGATGCATCATCCAGAGGCGTAACGAAGGAAGCTTCTTCTCCATCGAACTTCGTCGACACTCCTCCTTTGCGATGATTGGATTTCGATTCacctgaaaaattaaaatcctagAAGAGGAAATGCAGcgttttaaagtttaattatgagaaaaattattagttttctaaatttagagaggaaattacataaatttttttaggttttagggtttaatgataaaataacgattttacctttatctctaataaaagttaatttatgagtggatatttaaatttttaaactattatagaTATACTTTTAAGATTATGTTAAAACTTGgataggaaatagtcttttggcccatTGAAGAATGGAGTCATTGTTGCCAATGGCATTAGGGTTCAGTGGTGGTGGTAGCTGTGAAAGAGATGTGACTGTGGGTAATGGTTGAGATGTGATGGCTATGACAAAGATACGTATTGCTgaaggagattttttttttttattttaggaaaACAAATCATTCTACTGTTTTACTGTAGATTTTCCATTAACAACGTTAGAATTTGGATGGAAAAGTTGTGATTTATGTCTTAATGGGTGAACAATGTTTTTGAGCCCAACCTTTAGCGGGAACAATAATTCACCCCACACACACTTATACATGCATGCCAGAAAGAAAGGCCAAGTATTTGATGTAGATAATTTAATTCACTCGGGATTCAACCTGTGCATTTGTACGAGAAACAAAAGTGTTGTAATTATCTCGTGGAGTAAATGTACTCTTTCCTTGGTCaatcaaatcatcattttaaaggTCACTAAGATGCACAAATTCTATGGGAATCTCATATATTCATGACATTTTTCTCTATCAAATACCTTTCTTGCTAAGCTGATTATCTATTTAGACATCACTTGTTTTTCCAGTTTTCCACCTACTTTTCTAAACATTCTGAGCATCCACAACAACCATATCTTCACACTCGGATGCCTACCACTATCCTCATCTCCAACTAGATCAGGGCTTGTCAACCATAACATTATAAGCACACCTACTACTTTCAGTGTCACAATCAGATATTCGGTTTTGCCAAATTTCACACATGGTAATAGCATCTTAGATCAAATCAAGACCCTCTTCTTCATCACTGCTGCCTCCAAACATAGTAGCCATTTTCATAGCAAGAGTTGCAGCCATTTCCCTCCTCTGAAAGTCAGGCATCGACCTTAAGTTGTTACGAATATTCTTGATCTCAGACATCAACTGTTCCAAATCCTCAAAGTCAAAATGTGTGCCCTTATCCAATTCCAACGCTAAATCAGGACCTCCTGCATTTTGTAACACTTCATTGTCTATCTCATCAACAAATTCAACCCTCGAAGTTGAGGGTTGCAGCCCGCCATTGTTGCCACTGGATACATTCTCTTGGCCATCTTCTGAGACTGTATTATCAAGACTAAGTGAACCCCCAAGTATTTGGGAATTCACTAGTACCGTTGGCTGAAACCCACACTTCATCTGTGTCACCCCACGGCTCAGCTGAACCAGCAGAGAGAACTTCAtagtcaaattcaaaatcagaTTCTTCTTCAGACAACTCTGGGCAGCAAGGAAGAGAACAGTAAGCAATGTTATTGACAATTGAGAAGTTAAAAGTGAATGGAAGTGGTGTATAAAACCTTCTCTCTCAGGTAATGATGGTTCAGATATCTTATCACCAGCTTTTAAAATCATTCCAGGCCACATATGAGCAGAAAGAGCATCATAGAGACGTTGAACTCCTTGTGAATCGCCATTGACTGATAAACCTGTCAAGAACAGTTTCCGTTATCGTTTATGTGTTTATATGCTGCCAAATTTTGAAATCAAAGTAGAAAACTAACTGATCCTAGTTCTTATCCACCAAAAGCAAATAATTCATACAAAGGCACAAGGGAGCCTTACATTTGTCAAAATCAACATTAGAAGCACAAGCTTCAACATATTCAAAGTTATGCTCTGCACACCATTCCAAACACGACCTCCTCCTAATCTCCCATGATGGTTCTTCATCCCCCAACAAACTACTTCCTTCAGTTTCAGAAATTCCATATTGACTGAAATCTGGACAAGGATCAGCAGAAGACTCTCCCTGCTTCAGCAAACGCCTTCTGTATTCAGCATGAACCGGATGACCTAGAAGACAATCCACTTTGTTCCCAATGCACAAAAGTATTTCAAACTTCTGAAGATTAATACCAGACACCCAG
It contains:
- the LOC123213451 gene encoding RING-H2 finger protein ATL8-like; translated protein: MTGFSRALLSHQKPFSSAAPPSDSVTLQESEFVLVLAALLCALICVVGLVAAARCAWCRHRNANRPSSAANKGVKKKVLRSLPKYTYTKTTKLAALSSAECAICLGEFAEGDEMRMLPQCGHGFHVVCIDRWLASHSSCPSCRQILVVARCQNCGQFPAGGPSAASDGGASVTQPQVKAEDDNNNNNNNWFLP